The Musa acuminata AAA Group cultivar baxijiao chromosome BXJ3-6, Cavendish_Baxijiao_AAA, whole genome shotgun sequence region AAAATGGTTGCATGGTCTAGGAGCTTTGAGCTTTAACAAGGGCTAGAAGAAAAGTTTTTTTGTGTGTTTCTTCGATGAAGGCTAGTATTCTAGCCATGCCCTAGGCTATCTAGAAATTTGCTGATGCCTCTTCGAGGCTAGCCATAGCCAAGAAGAGACAATTCACTTGAATATCTCAAGCTTCATCTAAGTCTATTATCATTGTTGAAATAAGTGAGCTTATAAAGGTTGAACTTAGAACCGTCCCTCACACTCAATAATCAAGGCCCCTTATCTTTGTTTTTTAAACATGATTTTCTTTCTAATTATAatttgattatatatttttttacatatATAAATCTTATTGAAAGACTTTCTTGTGTCATCGATAAAAGAAATGGCAACAAGAACAAAAGAAGGCTTTTCTTGGGTGAtgaagagacaacaacaagggcaacaaTATCAATGAGAGCAACTGAGGGTATTGTCTAGCTCTCAAATTGGCCAGCCATTAATTCCAAAAGAGAAGAGGCAAGTGTTGGCATTAACCCTTAATAATTGATTGACAAATCAataaccccctccccccccccccccccccacaccaACTCAAGGTATTTCTACTTTTACCATGGGGGAGGGGAGAAGATAGCCCGACACTCTCAATCTATCATTTGAGTGACACAAAACACCCTCCTCGGCTAATCAATCACCCCAACTTATTCGTTCATATATAAACTTTATTTCATTGATAAGGAGAGAATCGTGTGTTAGACTTCAAGTCACTAGCTTGAGTCGATGGATGATAGGCCAACATAGGGACTCTTAGTGGATTATCATCTAATAAAAATCTCATTGCAAGTCATGTAGTGAAATCAAGGGGTGATGCATCTAGCATCACAAAATAGCTATACGCTACAGATATCAAATCTATGTCCAACGAGGCCTACAAGCAATTGGTTATGGTGAGTATCCGAGCTTACAGGTTTACTATTATTGATTTAGTATTGACTCTTGTACACACTTTAATTGCAAGGTCATCACCTCATGATGGTGATGCTAAACTAAAGCTGTAACTCCTTGGTTACCATGATAGTCCTTTTTGTCAATGAGATGTGTTTTAGAATAAATAGGTTTAGACTGATTGACTCATGAAAGACATGGCTTGATTGGAGGAGACTAATCAGGTGCAATCAAAGGCATTCATGATGAGCCTCTCCGCAATATTAGTTGGAGGTAGAGCAATGATGTTTGGAGAAGTCCCGCAAGGATAGAAAATTATCTCGACATAATAATAGGATAATTTCACCCTCGTCTAATAGGTTGAGGATTTGACTTGATGACTCCAACTGAAAGAGGTTATTTTCCTTTAATATGAAACCAAGGAGGCTGCTAAGTATCAGGTGTTTGTCGAGATCTTGAAGGGGTTACTAAACTAGGTTTTAATATGATTGATTATGGATATCAATTGCAATCTCTCAAGTTGTCTATGACTACTCGGGTTTAGTGGTCCTTAAAGACCTTAGTGATCGGTACTCCAATGACAATGAGGTCATCCTCTATATGATTGATGACAATGATAACATCATTGAGAGCAACTCAGGTTATTTCTTAGTCCTCAAATTGGCCACCTCTCAATGCCAAAAGAAGAGAGCAAATGATTGACAAATCAATACCAACCCCACCCCCCGGCAAGAGAACAACAAGAGGAGGATAAATGAAAGCCCCAACTCTTAGGACAaggcaaagcaaggcatttttactttcttcattaGGGAGGCGAGAAGATGGCCTAACACCCTTGATCCATCATCAAAGTGATGCTAAACACCATCCTCGATTAGTCAACCACCCTAACTTGTTTGTTAGTATGTGAAGTTTGTCCCATTGATTGGGAGAATTTCATGTGTTAGATTTCGAGTCACTAGTTTGAGTCGATGGATGACTCCCTTTGGTCGACATAGGGGCTCTCAATGGATTGCTACCTGAGGGAGATCTCATTGCAAGTCATGTAATAGAATCTGGGGGTAATGCACCTAGCCTTACAAAATGACTATATGCTAGGGATATCTAATATATGCTCAATGAGGCCCATAAGCAATTAGTCATGGTGGGTATTCGTGCTTGTAGGCTTATTGTTATTGGTTTAGTGTTGGCTCATACTTATGCATGATTTAATTGCAAGGGCAACTCTATAGCTATCATGATAGCTCTAATTTgagaatgaaatatattttataataactgAATTAAGGTTGATTGACATATGGAAGAGATGACCTGAAGGAGCATAATCGAGTACAATTGAAGGTATTCATGATGAGTATATTTGAGTTGCAATATTCGTTAGAGGCAAAGCAACAATTGCTGAAGAAATCCTATAAGGATAGGAGATGACTTATCAAGATGACCTTAGCACTATAATGAGATAATTTGCCCTCATCCAATAGATTGGAGAGTTGACCTGACGAATCGAAACAAAAGAGACCATTTACTCTCAAAATAAAGCCAAGGGGTTCATTAAGTACCGAGTATTTGTCAAGATCATGAAGGGCTTACTGGGTTAGGTTTCAATAcatttgactatatatatatatatatatcaattgtaATATGTTGTATATGACTACCCGGATTTGATGGTCCTCAAAGACCTTAGCAATCATAGCTCTAACGACAATGAGGCTATCCTTTATAGGATTAATGACTTCGACAATATCAATGAGAGCAACTAAGAGTATTGTCTAGCTCTCAAATTGGTACCCTTCAATACCGAAAGAGAAGAGGCAAATCTTGGCATTGACCCTTAACAAGCAATTGACAAATCATTTGAAGGAGCCTAATCAAGTACAATTGAAGGCATTCATAATAAGTCTCTTTGAGCTATAATATTAGTTGGAGGCAAACCAATGATTACTACAGGAGTCCTATAAAGATAGAAGCTGACTTATTGAGATGATCTTAGTACTATAATAAGATAATTCTATCCTCATCTAATTGGGGAGCTAACCTAACGAGTCTAAGCAAAATAAGCCCTTTGCCCTCAATATGAAGCTGGGGGGTCACTAAGTACCGGGTGTTTGTCGGGATCATGAAGGGGCTGTTAAGTTATGTTTCAATATGTTTGATTATAGATATCAATTGTAATCTTTCAAGTTATCTATGACTACCCGGATTTGATGATTCTTAAAAAACTTAGCAATTGATGCTCCAATGACACTGAGGCTATCCTCTATAGGATCAACGACTTTGGCAATATAAATGAGAGTAACTAAGGGTATTGTCTAGCCCTCAAATTAGCCACCTCTTAATGTCTAAAGAGAAGAGACGAGTCTTGGCATTGATCCTTAACAAGTGATTGGCAAATCAAAGGTAGGCGAGTCTTCTTTGGGAACGAGATATGTTTCAAAATAAGTAGGTTGAGATTGATTGATACGTGGAAGAGATGGCCCAATTGGAGGAGCCTAATCGGGTACAATTGAAGGTATTCATGATATGCCTCTTTGAGTTACAATATTAGTTGAAAGCAAAGCAACAACTTATTGAGATGACCTTGGTACTATAATAGGACAATCCTGCCCTCATCAAAGAGGTTAGAGTATTGACCCAATGACTCTAAGTGAAAGAGGCCTTTTGCCCTAAATATGAAGTCAGGGGGGGTCATCAAATACTGGGGGTTTATCGGGATCATGAAGGGATTACTAtgctaaattttaatatatttaattatggaTATCTATTGTAATATCTCAAGTTGTCTATGACCACCCGAGTTTGGTGCTCCTTAAAGTCTTTAGCAATCGACGCTCCAATGACAATGATACTGTTCTTTATAAGATCAATCACTTCAATAATAAGGGTAATACTTAGCTTCGACAGTAAGTGGATGAGTCAAAGTGGTGCCGAGAGTATAGTTGAtcagggaggaagaagaagaagctaccaaggAGGAATTCAATTGGGTGGACAAAGAGGCCATCAAGGCTTAAACTAGTAGAAATTTGATGGATTTAGAAATAAAAAGGAGAATATTCTTCTTCAATAGATTAAAGGACACACTCAAGAGGACTTTTATAGTTAGCTGGGAGGAATCGTCGAATTGAAGCGGTGATGAATTCGCAAGATGATTATGTGAAATCATcggtcattattgaaaaatgaagaCTGTGTTCCAAATTGTTGGACATTACGATTTCAATGCAACAGCCTTTGCTGAAATAGGATGTGAAGCGAAGTGGACTCCTATGCTAGCACCAAGTTGACTGTAGGACGGTCATCTGACTAATGTGTCAGGCTGAAAGGGTATATAATAAGACATGATATGTCATCAAAATTGCTTATATGTGAGAACCCCTTATCACGTATATATTCCAAAAGAGATGGATTGATTTTCTCATTTTTCTCACAATTCATTGGTTGATGCTTTCCTTGGAAATGGAGAGTGTAAGAATGGTTACTTGTGCAACATTGACATTGTGCTGATGAGTCCCTCGGAATGGAGAGCTACAGTGTGAAACAATGCAATGCTAGTCACCATAAGCTGGAATTCAACAACAGTTTCAGCCTTAACTTGGTCACACAGATGGTGAAGAAGATAGATGGTAAGCAGGTGTTCGGGGACAAGGGCAGTGTGGTTCCTGAACCTACTCTTTATGGACCTTCCCAAGATGCCTAAGGCTAGTCTTGAGGTTGAACAAGAATGGAAGGACAGTGTGGTTCCTGAACCTACTCTTTATGGACCTTCTTTCCAAGATGGCTTAAGGCTGCTCTAGAGTTTGAACCAGAATAAAAGGGCTTCTTCCTCTTGTACTAAAAGAATTGCATCATCATGTCCTACAAATTGtcttgggggtgggggtggggatgGGTGTGGTTAACTCACTTTCTCTAGTGAAACTGTGTCGGAACAAAATGCTAAGAGAAGTCAAGGCTCCGAGCATAAGCAAAACAAAAGATATGAGAGAGAAAGGACTCATGCATGCCATAATACACATAATGATCAATACATCTAAGAATAAGAGGAAGACAATCAAGTAGTGCTAGCTTTAGTAAGATAGAATACAATACTAAAACAATTTTGAGAATCACTTTGAATCAGTAATCTAAGTGAATCGAATACatcatattatttataaaaaaaattatatttgtttatatttaaaATTGTGAATAAGTATTTCTTTAAAATACTCTTacatcctaacatatatatattttatctatATATAATGTTGTGGCCTTGTGTCTCTTAATGAGCCCAATCATTCCTTTCCTTGCGTATTCTTCTCAATCTCTCTGGGGAttttttcctctctctttctaTGTCATAAAGCTGAAAGAGACTGTATCAAAGGGTAGGTTTTGAGATGCACCCTCTTCTCCTATGTGCTTACATTCCCTAGGCTTTATCTACAGCCACGGAGAAAAGGATTAAAGTGTGATGTCCGTCCATTAACTCTCACTCTCTATTCTGTTCACTGACTTGTGCATTAATGTAAGCTTGGCCACTaggtctcctcctcctctctgctTTACCTTGTTTCTTCTTCTGCCTTTGGATCAGCAAGTCCTCATCAAAAGGATCAAAGGAATGCAAAGCGAACATCTCCAACAAAGCATCGGAATACAAAGCAGGGTGGAAATgtcttcatgcatgcatgcagagtAGTAGTCGACCAAGTGCATACCTGAACGTAAGGCGTGAGGAGGGACAGCTGCAGCGCCCACCCGTACTGCACTCCGCCGGCGGCCATGCACGCCGCGATGAGCCTCACCAAGCTGATGGACTTCGCCGCACTGCGGGACCGGGAGCAGGTGGAAGCGCCGCTATAGTCCCCTTTGGCGTCCACGAGCTCCACGTCTCCGCCACCATTGACCGCCATGTGCTCCCCCTCCGCCATGAAAAGCACTCGATCACCGAATGCAGATTAAGAATCCGTGGATTGtggcgtagagagagagagagagacggatgTGGTCTCAGCACTGCCGAGGTGAAGAGGATATAAGTGTCGGAGTAGCGGTGTGGTGTCCCTCGACATCATCTTAGTATCGGCACACCGATTCCGCAACTCGCACGTGTGATTTCCAGGGATCTGATGTTCTGGCCTTTATGGTGCCCCACGTAAGCGGTTCCGTTTAGTATAAGAGCGGTTCAAGGATCGCCTGCCGCGGGAAATGGATAAGGATTAGGCGCCGTACTTTTGCCACCCGCCCCACGCCACTTGTCCGTTCCAGCGTTCACTAATCCATCGGGGCCCACTTAGAAATCACCAACTGCATAGCGGATGAGCGAACGGGTAGGAACAAACAAGTGGAAGAAATATTTCTTACACGACAGTCGGAGTGCCCGCAGCGGAGCCGTTCGTTGTTCCGCAGGTGCCAACGGTGTCCTCACCGGTTATGTCGCTCCCCACCATGATCGTTTTGGTCAAAGTCAATAGTATGGACGATCCAGATGAAGAGTGGAGGTGAGATGGACGGCTCCGCTCGCATTCTAGAGTGAGAAAGAAGGGTGTCACCGAGTTTGCTTGGAATGTAGTGCTTCATTTCACTTCATAATGGTGGGAAGGAAGGGGGTCATCGCGCGGTCTGGCTTTTGGATAAACCCAAGCATTAACTGCTGTGGCTTGACATTTGCCATGCCGCAGCACTGTGACAAGTGACAGGGGGCAGAGAAACCCTCCATGGCTGTGGATTTCCAGCACTTGGTAGTAGTTGAGCAGTGACGTTGATCGTGAAGTGATGATGTCTTCTTCCTCTGTTATGGCTGAGAGAGTGTTTGAATGCATAGAGGACCAAATGCTCGGGTGAGAAATGCCAGTGTAGCTGAAGGACATGATTTGGCTGCTTGCTCTTCCTCCTAATGACTTATGGTTCACAGCTTTGGACTTGCTTGGAGAAGATGAGCAAATGGTGAGGAACAGAGACAAGAGCAGGTCACGGTCCCTGGTCTATGGACCTTCCCAAGATGGCACTAGGGCTGCCCTAGAGCTTGATCAAGAAGGGAAAGGTTTCCTCTTGTGTTAAAGCAAATGCATGAGGAGGTATTCTAGCGGTGGTCCTGAGGTGGATGAATCAGTTCCTCATGTGAAAGAGTGCGATAACAAAATGACAAGAGTGGCCTGGGCTTACGGCACAAGAAAAGTAAAAGAAATGAGGGATCAAGTAGAAAAAGAGAATGGAAACATGCATGCCAATGCATGCATTGATCATCAATAGGCGTAGGCAGAGCCACAGATGAATATGATCAAGCAGAGCTTAGATATGGTAACGTGGAATGCGTTGTTTGAAGGTGACAACAAGTCATAATTACTTTACGACTGTTACCTTTTCCAGCTTCCAAAACAAATGAGTTCCATTATAACTTTATACAGGCACACATTAACTTGATTCAAGTTACATCTAACAGGGATTGTCATGTCAACCAGCAAAGATGGATACTTCAACACAATGTTGAGCTATGTTCATAGAAGTTGACAAACAAATGAAGATGAAACATTGAATTACTGTACAACCAACACAATGTCAACTCTGGAAGAAACAGTATTTCTGGTTGTTCTTGAATGTCCATGTTGTGTTACTAAAGCCAAGTGTGCAATTTGTTTCTCACAACATGTTTCCAGAAGTTAAATATGTTAATCCAACCATTTGAAATCAGCTTTGTATAACTTCATGGCACCAGAGTTTCACTTTACTCTGCAGCTGACAGCGTGGAGTAAACTCAAGGATGGTTTCAGCTTTCCTgcagtccaaaattttcaatggcTATTAGAGCACTGAAATAACTTGGTCGCCATAGCACGAATGTGCATCACAAAAAGGAAACAGCAAAATGGACTGATCCACTTGGTTACATCAGTCAGAGGAGGAAGCAAGTTTTTGCCCAATATTTACATCACATAAACACCTAGCTACATCTTGCATTACATATGCATCTCTAGACAGACTGATTGAAATTGATGCAAACTCAAGTGACGAACTCAACTAAAGAACAAAGAGAGGGTCCACTGATTCTTAATGCGCACATATCTTCATCATcacctagaagaagaagaaaataaaagtgAATTTCAAGATTACTGGATGACAACATTGTGAGAATCATGAAACTAGTTGTTTGATGGAAAGTTGAGATGATATTGCTATGTTACATATTATATCCACAACTTTTAGGATGTTTTTCAGCTTACCAGACAAGTTCTAGTTCCAATATCTACCATCATCATCAAAGATCATGAAACTGCCGTTCATCCAGGACCTTGATTCACTTTCGACATCCGTCTCATCAAAGGTCACATGCCTATCGCTCTTTGAGGGGTTTGATTCCTTTTCAGCATCCATCTTATTAGCCCCGGTTCTTGACTCCTTTTCGACCTCCATCTCATCAGAGGTCACATGTTTGTTGCTCTTTGATGACTTCGATATCTTTTTAGCATCCAACTTGCTGAATCTAACATAGCTCTTCCAAGACTTGGATTCCCTTTCAGCCTCACCCATGTCAAAAGTTACATGCTTGTTGCTCTTCTTGGACTTTGATGCGCCTCGAGCCTTCGAaacagagaaagaaaagaaaagagttaCCGATGAATTTCAGTGGCCTCGGGAAGATTTAGAGGCATATTAAATTACTTGAGAACAGAGTGAAAAAAGTTGGTGCCTATGCCATTTGATGCTTGCTGCTACTAGTCAAGAGAAAGAAGCAAATGATGAAGTTTGAGGTGGGACAAACCCCAGTTTTGTGCAATACATGTTAGCAATGGCAAAATACAGATTCTTCTGCATAAGAGAAGCCCCAatgaaaagttaaaaaaaaaatccaaattcgGAAGTGGGTTAGAAATTCCTATAGGAAGTCTGAACTTATTCAGAATTGTGTATATTACGAAAAGAAAAAGGACATAAATTCCTGAAGGCAGCAAGAGTTGCAACATTTTGGAGGTTGAAATGATGGGGATTTCAACCAAAAAGGATTGAGATATTAGAGTGACTTTGGATTTTAGGTACCTTGTTGATAAGCTTTTCAAATGCTTCTGGTCCATTTTCTTCAATAAATTTCTCTGCAGCTGATAGAACATCATCTGGTTTACTGAAGATACCTTTCTTCTGTGGGACATACCAAATGTTAACTGTCCGTTGATTTAAAACCAGTGGCCTGACGAAATGCTCATAGACATATGCAGCACCATTGAAGTACGGTAAAACTAGCCAGCAGTTGAAAATCAACTTTGCAAAAGGCCAAAATGGAAGCCTACAACAAAATCATAATATTGCAGCTGAAATTTAGTATGTATGGGTCAAGAAAGCTAGGTTCATTTGATTTACAATTTTTTACAATTATTACCATAAATCATATCATGCAAAGGAAAGCCAGAAATTTATAAATGGTAAAGGCCACaacataaaaaggaaagaaaataaagagAACCCATGTGTGGTTTTATTTAGAAGCCTAAAACTCATTCACCAATCAACAATTTAGAAAATTTCTGAGCCAGCAAGTCTTCATCCAAAAGGGGGAAAGAGTGTTATTCAGTTAGTGAAAATACATATAGCATTAAATAGAAGAAAAACAGTGATCATAAGTTCCTAGATCTACTCATAAAATCAGCTAAAAAGTTAAATTAATAGATCTAAATACAAAAAGGAGATATTTAGCA contains the following coding sequences:
- the LOC103987481 gene encoding HVA22-like protein a, producing the protein MGSGAFLRVVARNFDVLAGPLVTLVYPLYASVKAIESKSPVDDQQWLTFWVLYSLLTLFELTFAKVIEWLPFWPFAKLIFNCWLVLPYFNGAAYVYEHFVRPLVLNQRTVNIWYVPQKKGIFSKPDDVLSAAEKFIEENGPEAFEKLINKARGASKSKKSNKHVTFDMGEAERESKSWKSYVRFSKLDAKKISKSSKSNKHVTSDEMEVEKESRTGANKMDAEKESNPSKSDRHVTFDETDVESESRSWMNGSFMIFDDDGRYWN